The Dethiosulfovibrio peptidovorans DSM 11002 nucleotide sequence TCAGCAACCCCGGCAACCCCACGGGGGTCATCTACACCAGAGACGAGATGGACATGCTCTCAAGGATCGTCAGGAAACACGACATGACCATAATCGCCGACGAGGTCTACCGCGAGTTCGTCTACGACGGCCTGAAGTACACCAGCTTCGGCAACCTTCCGGAGATCTCCGATCGGGTGGTCATAGTCGACTCGGTCTCCAAGAGGTACAGCGCCTGCGGAGCCAGGATCGGATCCCTGGCCTGCAAGAACAAGGACTTCTCCAAACAGGTCATAAAGCTCTGCCAGGGCAGACTCTGCGTTCCAACCCTCGAACAGGTCGGAGCCACGGCTCTTTACGGAACTCCCGCAAGCTACCTAAACGAGGTCAACACCGAGTATCAGGAGAGGAGAAACACCCTCTATAAGGCCCTCAAGGAGATGCCGGGCGTCATATGCGAGGAGCCCAAGGGGGCCTTCTACGTGGTCATAAAGATGCCGGTGGACGATGCGGAGAAGTTCGCCATATGGATGCTCGAGAACTTCGACGTGGACGGAGAGACCACCATGGTAGCCCCGGCGGCTGGATTCTACGCCACTCCCGGCCTGGGTAAAAACGAGGCCCGTCTCGCCTACGTGCTTAAAAACGAGGACCTGGCCAAGGCCATGGACATCCTCAAGGCCGGACTGGAGGCCTACCCCGGAAGGATCGAGTCTCCGATCCCGTCGGCGTAAAACAACAGCGCACAAAAAAAGATTGCGGCTTCCTTTTGGGAAGCCGCAATCTTTTTTATTTACCTGTTCGCTTGAGAGCTCTTTCTAGCCGCAGGAAGTGCACCCGGCGCAGCCTCCGGCGGAGGAGCCCGGAACGGCGGTAGTAACGACCAGGTTCACCATCCACAGGAAACCCTGAAGGTCTATAGCGACTACGTCGTCGTCGAAATCGACGGCGTCAGGGATCCAGACGGACATGTCCCCTTCCTTCAGGACCTGATAGTTATCTCTAACCTCGGGAGCTCCGCTCTTCACGAGAACGGCCTGTCTGGCTCCTCAACCGGCACCTAAAACTCCCTCGAAAACCGTTACTTCCGGCCCTATCTCGAGGATTCTCTCCTTCGCTCTATCGGTTACTTCCAGTTTAAGATTTCTCACAATCCACACCTCCATGGTATGTTTTACTGTCGCCATCATACCATGAAGGGGTATCCCTAGCAACCCCCACTATCGAAGAAAAGCCCTATCGGGAACGATGCCATTTTTCGAACACATATCGGCCATATCCTCCGGCATGGGAGTCCTGAAGGTCTTGGAGGACAGCGAGGACAGATCTCCGGACATATCGGGAAAGGAAACAGAGAAGGCATGTAGCATGGGCCTTTTCGCTCCCTTGACCCCGTTGAGAGCTCTGTCGCCGTATTTAACGTCGCCCAACACGGGATGGCCTATATGGCTCATATGGACCCTTATCTGATGGCTCCTGCCGGTGATCAAGGTCACCAGGCACAGGGAAAGCCCTCCACCGGAGGCCAGACGGCGATACAGGGTCAGAGAGCTCTGCCCCTTCGAATCCACGAAAACCTTGTTGGAGGACCCGTCCTTCGACAGAGGGGCGTCTATACTTCCCTCCTCGGGCAGATCTCCGACAACGAGGGCCAGATAGACCTTTTCCATCTCCCCGTCTCTCCAGCGAGAGGAGAGGTCTCTGAGAGACTCTCCGGTCAGGGCCAGCACCATGATACCCGATGTATTTCGGTCCAACCGATTTACAGCCTGAGGCTGAAAGGACGATCCGGGCAGGAAGGCCCTGGTCACCACCGAGTCTCCGCCCTTTTTGTCCGGCTG carries:
- a CDS encoding RluA family pseudouridine synthase — encoded protein: MDRFVVSRHDDGRRLDKVIRKKWPSLPLGAMMKAFRKKQVRIDGARASFDQRLVEGQEILVPWESAPTDVGAKRTGGHLVTVYRDESLWVVSKPAGLLSQPDKKGGDSVVTRAFLPGSSFQPQAVNRLDRNTSGIMVLALTGESLRDLSSRWRDGEMEKVYLALVVGDLPEEGSIDAPLSKDGSSNKVFVDSKGQSSLTLYRRLASGGGLSLCLVTLITGRSHQIRVHMSHIGHPVLGDVKYGDRALNGVKGAKRPMLHAFSVSFPDMSGDLSSLSSKTFRTPMPEDMADMCSKNGIVPDRAFLR
- a CDS encoding pyridoxal phosphate-dependent aminotransferase, whose translation is MLSVRFSDRINAMQESPIRKLVPIANAAKAKGKKVYHLNIGQPDIITPPSFLKSIREFDQEVIAYATSPGDPKLIEAIAAYYKTYDMHFEPDEILVTNGGSEALMFAMMALCDPGDEVMVPEPFYANYNAFTRAINVKIVPITTKAEEGFHLPSEAEIEKNITEKTRAIVLSNPGNPTGVIYTRDEMDMLSRIVRKHDMTIIADEVYREFVYDGLKYTSFGNLPEISDRVVIVDSVSKRYSACGARIGSLACKNKDFSKQVIKLCQGRLCVPTLEQVGATALYGTPASYLNEVNTEYQERRNTLYKALKEMPGVICEEPKGAFYVVIKMPVDDAEKFAIWMLENFDVDGETTMVAPAAGFYATPGLGKNEARLAYVLKNEDLAKAMDILKAGLEAYPGRIESPIPSA